The following proteins are encoded in a genomic region of Dokdonia donghaensis DSW-1:
- a CDS encoding GNAT family N-acetyltransferase, whose translation MQIVVATISHTPYAQIICDTIAESSKVRGTGIARRTPEYVISKMEAGNAVIALEGDVFAGFCYIEAWGHEKFIANSGLIVHPDFRGQGLAKKIKGEIFTLSRKRYPEAKIFGITTGLAVMKINSDLGYKPVTFSELTTDESFWKGCQTCKNFDVLTRTEQKMCLCTGMLYDPSKESKSTEKNTVKAPVFNRLKQIKEKLFLKKNK comes from the coding sequence ATGCAAATTGTTGTAGCCACGATTTCGCATACACCATATGCTCAGATTATCTGTGATACCATCGCAGAATCATCTAAGGTACGTGGTACAGGAATCGCTCGTAGAACTCCAGAATATGTCATCTCAAAGATGGAAGCAGGTAATGCTGTCATTGCTTTAGAGGGAGACGTTTTTGCGGGCTTCTGTTATATAGAAGCTTGGGGACACGAAAAATTTATAGCAAACTCTGGACTTATTGTACACCCGGACTTCAGAGGACAGGGACTTGCCAAAAAAATTAAAGGAGAGATATTTACGCTTTCGCGAAAGCGTTATCCAGAGGCAAAAATCTTCGGAATCACTACGGGTCTTGCCGTGATGAAGATTAATAGTGACCTAGGTTATAAACCCGTCACATTTTCTGAACTCACAACAGATGAAAGCTTCTGGAAAGGTTGCCAGACCTGCAAGAACTTTGACGTGCTCACACGTACAGAGCAAAAGATGTGCTTATGCACAGGGATGCTCTATGATCCATCAAAAGAATCAAAATCCACAGAAAAAAATACTGTAAAGGCGCCTGTTTTTAACAGGCTAAAACAAATAAAGGAAAAGCTATTCCTTAAAAAAAATAAGTAA
- the argG gene encoding argininosuccinate synthase produces the protein MKKLILAYSGGLDTSYCVKYFTAEMGYEVHAVSVNTGGFTDQEIEKNKEKALALGATSYTNIDAIATFYDTVVKYLIFGNVLKNNSYPLSVSAERIVQAIEIAKFAKAQNADAIAHGSTGAGNDQVRFDMTFQTIVPELEIITPIRDQTLSRKQEIDYLQSHGISWSWEKAQYSINQGLWGTSVGGAQTLTSHQTLPEDAYPSQLVASDSHTLKIGFTNGEPTSLNGQKGSPVEIIEQLEDIASKYAIGRGMHVGDTIIGIKGRVGFEAAAPVIILEAHRTLEKHTLSKWQLQHKENIALWYGTHLHEGLYLEPVMRDFEAFLQSSQNTVTGEVEVVLHPYRFEVVGITSDYDLMQSKVASYGEENQGWTAAEAKGFIKILGNQSRIIANQDR, from the coding sequence ATGAAAAAATTAATCTTAGCATACTCAGGAGGACTCGATACAAGCTATTGTGTAAAATATTTCACTGCCGAAATGGGGTATGAAGTACACGCTGTAAGTGTCAATACAGGTGGATTTACAGATCAAGAAATCGAAAAAAATAAAGAGAAGGCTCTTGCACTGGGAGCAACATCATATACAAACATAGATGCCATAGCTACCTTTTATGATACGGTGGTAAAGTATCTCATTTTTGGTAATGTACTTAAGAACAACAGTTACCCACTTTCTGTAAGTGCAGAGCGTATCGTGCAAGCCATAGAGATTGCAAAATTTGCCAAAGCTCAAAACGCAGATGCTATTGCTCACGGTAGTACGGGTGCGGGTAACGATCAAGTGCGTTTTGATATGACGTTCCAAACCATTGTGCCAGAGTTAGAAATAATTACCCCTATAAGAGATCAAACGCTTTCGCGAAAGCAAGAAATCGATTACCTACAGAGTCACGGTATTTCTTGGTCTTGGGAGAAGGCACAGTATTCTATAAATCAAGGTTTGTGGGGTACAAGTGTAGGAGGTGCACAAACCCTAACCTCACATCAAACACTACCTGAGGATGCATATCCTAGTCAGCTAGTGGCTAGCGATTCTCACACTTTAAAGATTGGATTTACAAATGGAGAACCAACGTCGCTTAATGGACAGAAAGGTTCACCAGTAGAGATTATAGAGCAACTAGAAGACATCGCAAGCAAGTATGCCATAGGTCGCGGGATGCACGTGGGAGACACCATTATTGGTATAAAAGGAAGAGTAGGTTTTGAAGCTGCAGCTCCTGTTATCATATTAGAAGCGCATCGTACTCTTGAGAAGCACACGCTTTCAAAATGGCAATTACAGCACAAAGAAAACATCGCGTTGTGGTATGGTACTCATTTACACGAGGGCTTATACCTAGAGCCAGTAATGAGAGACTTTGAAGCTTTTTTACAAAGCAGCCAGAATACAGTCACTGGCGAGGTAGAAGTGGTATTACATCCATATAGATTTGAGGTGGTAGGCATCACATCAGATTATGACCTTATGCAATCTAAGGTAGCCAGCTACGGAGAAGAAAACCAAGGCTGGACCGCCG